The following are from one region of the Halanaerobiales bacterium genome:
- a CDS encoding flagellar brake domain-containing protein yields MSLITDKKLRVNQSIDIEVKKGLYKGTFPSKIDEVNEENIKVLAPYRNGEIVPLRAGTEVNIFFTGNDAAYKFNSEIIDRIKEQVKLLIITPPEEIVRIQRRDYFRLDVKKDAKYRKLDDYELGDEIDCNKSFIESQTIDLSGGGVRLVNESDLEEGDFIELMIDLSGIKEVMILGEVKQEYSLPNGEAVGVEFEDISRQARDEIIGWLFDYQRELRKKGML; encoded by the coding sequence GTGTCTTTAATTACAGATAAAAAATTAAGAGTAAATCAAAGTATTGACATAGAAGTAAAAAAAGGACTATATAAAGGTACATTTCCAAGTAAAATAGATGAAGTTAATGAAGAAAACATTAAAGTTTTAGCTCCTTATCGGAATGGAGAAATTGTTCCTTTAAGAGCTGGAACAGAAGTTAATATATTTTTCACAGGAAATGATGCTGCCTATAAATTCAATTCTGAAATAATTGATAGAATAAAAGAACAGGTAAAATTACTGATAATTACTCCTCCAGAAGAAATTGTGAGAATTCAAAGACGTGATTATTTTCGCCTTGATGTAAAAAAAGATGCGAAATACAGAAAACTTGATGATTATGAACTTGGAGATGAAATAGATTGTAATAAAAGTTTTATTGAAAGTCAGACTATTGACCTCAGTGGTGGGGGAGTTCGCCTTGTTAATGAGAGTGATCTTGAAGAGGGAGATTTTATTGAATTAATGATTGACCTTTCTGGAATTAAAGAAGTTATGATTTTAGGAGAAGTTAAACAGGAATACAGTCTTCCAAATGGTGAAGCTGTTGGAGTTGAATTCGAAGATATTTCCCGTCAGGCCAGGGATGAAATTATTGGCTGGCTCTTTGATTATCAAAGAGAATTAAGAAAAAAAGGGATGTTGTAA